In one window of uncultured Acetobacteroides sp. DNA:
- a CDS encoding hydrogenase iron-sulfur subunit: MTEFEPKIVAFVCNWCTYAGADLTGTSRIKYASNVRIVRFPCTGRIDYMLLMKAFGEGADGIIVSGCHPNDCHYTSGNFQARRRWIVFRNLCDFMGIDIRRIQFSWVSAAEGAKWADVVNTTVSTIRELGPYNDYKKVANYLEKEVSNG, from the coding sequence ATGACCGAGTTTGAACCCAAGATAGTGGCTTTTGTGTGTAACTGGTGTACCTACGCAGGAGCCGACCTTACCGGCACAAGCCGTATAAAGTATGCAAGCAACGTGCGGATTGTACGTTTCCCTTGCACCGGACGTATTGATTATATGCTACTGATGAAGGCATTTGGCGAGGGAGCCGATGGCATCATCGTTTCGGGTTGCCACCCCAACGACTGCCACTACACCTCGGGTAACTTCCAAGCCCGCCGCCGCTGGATCGTGTTCCGCAACCTCTGCGACTTCATGGGTATCGACATCCGTCGTATCCAGTTCTCGTGGGTGTCGGCAGCCGAGGGTGCCAAGTGGGCCGATGTGGTAAACACTACCGTTTCCACCATCCGCGAGCTGGGACCCTACAACGATTATAAGAAAGTAGCTAATTACCTCGAAAAGGAAGTAAGCAATGGATGA
- a CDS encoding CoB--CoM heterodisulfide reductase iron-sulfur subunit A family protein codes for MSRIGVFICHCGENISATVDCAKVAEVVGGYEGVAHSVDYKYMCSDPGQTLIKNAIKEKNLTGVVVAACSPRMHEPTFRRACSEAGLNPFLCEMANLREHCSWVHERNDATTQKAIDVVRMLVEKVKRNHPLSNIKVPVTKTALVIGGGISGIQSALDIANCGHKVIMVEKEPSIGGHMSQLSETFPTLDCSQCILTPRMVEVAQHPNITLYTYAELESLDGFIGNFKAKIRKKSKSIDEKLCTGCGLCTTKCPNKKIPSEFNERLGNRTSIYVPFPQAVPNKPVIDKATCNYYTKGKCRVCEKVCPTQAIRFDQEDEIVEVEVGAVVVATGFNVKQPDFFPEYGYGKYPDVITGLQFERLASASGPTLGEIRRPSDGQIPKKIVFIACAGSRDEAKGIPYCSKICCMYTAKHAMLYQHKVHGGESTVFYMDIRAAGKNYEEFVRRAIEDDGVKYVRGRVSRVYEKNGKLIVKGADTLLGATPVEIEADMVVLASAGVANPGAEELAQKLHVSYDAYNFFAEAHPKLKPVETNTAGIMVAGACQSIRDIPESVSMASGAAVKVATLFSQSELTREPLVASVNRCAPPMFSTCVGCFLCQSACPYQAIEREEIKDRAGNVIKTVAKVNPGLCQGCGTCVAFCRSKSIDIQGYTHDQMYNEVMGLLNEF; via the coding sequence ATGTCACGAATAGGAGTATTCATCTGCCATTGTGGCGAAAACATTTCAGCTACCGTCGACTGCGCTAAAGTTGCCGAGGTAGTTGGCGGGTACGAAGGGGTTGCGCATAGCGTGGACTATAAGTACATGTGTTCCGATCCTGGTCAGACCCTTATTAAGAATGCCATCAAGGAGAAAAACCTTACCGGGGTGGTGGTGGCGGCCTGCTCGCCCCGCATGCACGAGCCTACCTTCCGTAGGGCCTGCAGCGAAGCTGGACTTAACCCCTTCCTTTGCGAGATGGCCAACCTTCGCGAGCACTGCTCGTGGGTGCACGAGCGCAACGATGCCACCACGCAAAAGGCCATCGACGTGGTGCGCATGCTGGTGGAGAAGGTAAAGCGCAACCATCCGCTGTCCAACATCAAGGTGCCTGTTACCAAAACCGCGCTGGTTATTGGTGGGGGGATTTCGGGAATCCAGTCGGCGCTTGATATTGCCAACTGCGGCCATAAGGTAATTATGGTGGAGAAGGAGCCATCCATCGGCGGGCACATGTCGCAGCTCTCGGAGACCTTCCCCACGCTCGACTGCTCGCAGTGCATCCTTACCCCACGAATGGTGGAGGTTGCCCAGCATCCCAACATCACGCTGTACACTTACGCCGAGCTGGAGAGCCTCGACGGCTTTATCGGAAACTTTAAGGCGAAGATCCGCAAGAAGTCGAAGAGCATCGACGAGAAGCTTTGCACCGGCTGCGGGCTATGCACCACCAAGTGTCCGAATAAGAAGATACCAAGCGAATTCAACGAGAGGTTAGGAAACCGTACCTCTATATATGTACCCTTTCCACAGGCGGTTCCCAACAAGCCGGTAATCGATAAGGCTACCTGTAACTACTACACCAAGGGCAAGTGCCGCGTTTGCGAGAAGGTTTGCCCAACCCAAGCTATCCGCTTCGACCAGGAGGATGAGATCGTTGAGGTTGAGGTTGGAGCCGTTGTGGTTGCTACGGGCTTCAACGTAAAGCAGCCCGACTTCTTCCCCGAATACGGCTACGGCAAGTACCCCGATGTGATCACCGGGCTGCAGTTCGAGCGCCTTGCTTCGGCATCGGGTCCAACATTGGGCGAGATCCGCAGGCCTTCGGATGGTCAGATTCCTAAAAAGATTGTGTTTATTGCCTGTGCCGGATCGCGCGACGAGGCTAAGGGTATTCCATACTGCTCCAAGATTTGCTGTATGTACACGGCTAAGCACGCTATGCTGTACCAGCACAAGGTTCACGGTGGCGAGTCGACAGTATTCTACATGGATATCCGTGCTGCCGGAAAGAACTACGAGGAGTTTGTTCGCCGTGCCATAGAGGACGATGGCGTTAAGTACGTTCGTGGTCGCGTATCGCGCGTTTACGAGAAGAACGGCAAGCTCATCGTTAAGGGTGCCGATACCCTGCTTGGGGCAACTCCTGTAGAGATTGAGGCTGACATGGTGGTGCTGGCAAGCGCCGGCGTTGCCAATCCGGGTGCCGAGGAGCTGGCTCAGAAGCTGCACGTATCGTACGATGCTTACAATTTCTTTGCAGAGGCACACCCAAAGCTCAAGCCTGTTGAAACCAACACGGCAGGTATCATGGTTGCTGGAGCATGCCAGTCGATTCGCGATATCCCCGAAAGCGTGAGCATGGCCTCGGGCGCTGCTGTAAAGGTTGCCACGCTATTCTCGCAGAGCGAGCTTACCCGCGAGCCGTTGGTGGCCTCGGTAAACCGCTGCGCTCCGCCTATGTTCTCCACCTGCGTGGGCTGCTTCCTTTGCCAGTCGGCTTGTCCGTATCAGGCCATCGAGCGCGAGGAGATCAAGGATCGTGCAGGCAATGTCATCAAAACGGTTGCCAAGGTTAATCCGGGTCTTTGCCAAGGGTGCGGAACCTGCGTTGCCTTCTGCCGCTCGAAGTCGATAGACATTCAGGGCTACACCCACGACCAGATGTATAACGAAGTGATGGGATTGTTGAACGAGTTTTAG
- a CDS encoding CoB--CoM heterodisulfide reductase iron-sulfur subunit B family protein, which translates to MVLGFYPGCSLKGSSREYTESVFAVAKAFDIEIREIEDWNCCGATAAHNVSKELSLALPTRILALAEAQGMHEVLVPCAACYSRLSTTQHELNANPALKAKVVEAIGMEYKGTVEILNIIQMLDRYITPKLEERVVKPFDHKLACYYGCLLVRPHEILKFDRQEDPQSMDTLMAKIGATPIDWAFKTECCGAGLTMSRTSTVARLSGEIVRDAADRGAEAIIVACPMCHSNLDMRRKEINSYLSASVGIPVLYTTQAIGLAIGLDRESLGLQRHFVKVDI; encoded by the coding sequence ATGGTTCTGGGATTTTATCCAGGATGTTCGCTCAAGGGTTCCTCGCGCGAATATACCGAATCAGTTTTTGCAGTAGCCAAGGCGTTCGACATCGAGATCCGCGAGATCGAGGACTGGAACTGCTGCGGCGCCACTGCCGCGCATAACGTCAGCAAGGAGCTGTCGCTGGCGCTGCCCACCCGCATTCTGGCGCTGGCCGAGGCGCAGGGTATGCACGAGGTTCTTGTTCCGTGTGCCGCCTGCTACAGCCGCCTGAGCACCACTCAGCACGAGCTGAACGCCAACCCCGCGCTCAAGGCGAAGGTGGTGGAGGCCATCGGCATGGAGTATAAGGGTACGGTGGAGATTCTGAACATCATCCAGATGCTCGACAGGTACATCACCCCCAAGCTCGAGGAGCGCGTGGTAAAGCCCTTCGACCACAAGCTGGCCTGCTACTACGGCTGCCTGCTGGTTCGCCCTCACGAAATCCTCAAGTTCGACCGTCAGGAAGATCCCCAATCGATGGATACGCTGATGGCCAAGATCGGGGCAACCCCCATCGACTGGGCCTTTAAGACCGAGTGCTGCGGGGCGGGGCTAACCATGTCGCGCACCAGCACCGTTGCCCGCCTCTCGGGCGAGATCGTACGCGATGCGGCCGACCGGGGCGCCGAGGCCATCATCGTGGCCTGCCCCATGTGCCACTCCAACCTGGACATGCGCCGCAAGGAGATCAACTCCTACCTGAGCGCCAGCGTAGGCATTCCGGTGCTCTACACCACCCAGGCCATCGGCCTTGCCATTGGGCTCGATAGGGAGTCGCTAGGCCTGCAAAGGCATTTTGTAAAAGTTGATATTTAA
- a CDS encoding 4Fe-4S dicluster domain-containing protein: MSADVHHQTVSGLAGEVLANTGVNVNKCYQCGKCTAGCPLAAEMEYTPSYAMRMLQAGDPQLEEQLLRSFAIWVCLTCEMCYSRCPKSVDIPKVMDYLREKSLKEGKVSPKAKEIVAFHKSFLSSIEKTGRLYELGLTLEYKARTLSLMQDVAVAPSMLSRGKLHLVPEVIKGKSKIVSIFNKTVKKK, translated from the coding sequence ATGAGTGCTGATGTTCACCATCAAACCGTAAGTGGCCTAGCGGGCGAAGTCCTAGCGAACACTGGGGTTAACGTTAACAAGTGCTACCAGTGCGGCAAGTGTACGGCGGGCTGCCCGCTGGCCGCCGAAATGGAGTACACGCCCAGCTACGCGATGCGCATGCTGCAGGCGGGCGACCCGCAGCTCGAGGAGCAGCTGCTGCGCTCGTTCGCCATCTGGGTGTGCCTAACCTGCGAGATGTGCTACTCGCGCTGCCCCAAGAGCGTAGACATCCCCAAGGTGATGGACTACCTCCGCGAGAAATCGCTTAAGGAGGGCAAGGTATCACCCAAAGCCAAGGAAATCGTGGCCTTCCACAAGTCGTTCCTCTCCTCCATCGAGAAGACGGGAAGGCTGTACGAGCTGGGGCTTACCCTGGAGTACAAGGCCCGCACGCTTAGCCTGATGCAGGACGTGGCGGTGGCCCCATCCATGCTCTCGCGCGGCAAGCTGCACCTGGTGCCCGAGGTCATCAAGGGCAAGAGTAAGATTGTATCGATTTTTAATAAGACGGTGAAGAAGAAGTAG
- a CDS encoding DUF6261 family protein yields the protein MKKFGLSGFSVSDSGSMATVVEEEVAASTLTEAKESPQLKEVMNNHVDYHESMARVRKSQNTEVKIAADKALDDAWVGTRQMVWGHTYSPDPAVAQKAHQLYAVLDTYGAGVEELSGTEESEKIDTILVKLLEPANLQLAVDLGVKPFVDHLKVCAQNFRRDWGSLEADKEAFRNSLSATNSRRKLEASIVAFYEYVDYGAKFAPTKREEWAKLESAIYSRYTTIRQKYAETKKKKTDPTKPTTPDTGKK from the coding sequence ATGAAAAAATTTGGACTAAGCGGATTTAGCGTTAGCGATTCAGGTAGCATGGCCACCGTAGTGGAGGAAGAAGTAGCAGCCTCCACCCTTACCGAGGCCAAGGAGTCGCCCCAGCTTAAGGAGGTAATGAACAACCACGTGGACTACCACGAGAGCATGGCCCGTGTCCGTAAGAGCCAGAACACCGAGGTGAAGATTGCCGCCGACAAGGCCTTGGACGACGCCTGGGTGGGCACGCGGCAAATGGTGTGGGGGCACACCTACTCGCCCGACCCGGCCGTGGCGCAGAAGGCGCACCAGCTCTACGCCGTGCTCGACACCTACGGCGCCGGCGTGGAGGAGCTCTCGGGCACCGAGGAGAGCGAGAAGATTGACACCATCCTGGTAAAGCTCCTCGAGCCGGCCAACCTGCAGCTGGCGGTAGACCTCGGTGTGAAGCCCTTCGTCGACCATCTGAAGGTCTGCGCCCAGAACTTCCGCCGCGACTGGGGCAGCCTGGAGGCCGACAAGGAGGCCTTCCGCAACAGCCTCTCGGCCACCAACAGCCGCCGCAAGCTCGAGGCCAGCATCGTAGCCTTCTACGAGTATGTGGACTACGGCGCTAAGTTCGCCCCCACCAAGCGCGAGGAGTGGGCCAAGCTCGAGAGCGCCATCTATAGCCGCTACACCACCATCCGCCAGAAGTACGCCGAAACCAAGAAGAAGAAAACCGACCCCACCAAGCCTACCACGCCAGATACGGGTAAGAAGTAG